From one Mytilus edulis chromosome 1, xbMytEdul2.2, whole genome shotgun sequence genomic stretch:
- the LOC139504279 gene encoding uncharacterized protein produces MSFKNGKAADEQGITIEHLKYGGQPVIKIIVKLVNFIFQHINLPSNLKSGICYPVFKNGGKPREMPNSYRKITVTSTIGKVVEKLHLSKNVNIIKDKQSRLQKGFTFGECPSVAALILTELKAEAKKLKNN; encoded by the coding sequence ATGTCTTTCAAAAATGGAAAAGCAGCTGATGAACAAGGTATTAccattgaacatttaaaatatGGTGGTCAAcctgttattaaaattattgtgAAATTAGTAAACTTTATATTTCAACATATTAACCTCCCATCTAATTTAAAAAGTGGTATATGTTATCCAGTATTCAAAAACGGGGGCAAACCTAGAGAAATGCCTAACTCTTATCGTAAAATTACCGTAACAAGTACTATTGGAAAAGTTGTGGAAAAACTTCATCTATCAAAAAATGTGAACATTATTAAAGATAAACAAAGTCGGTTGCAAAAAGGCTTCACATTTGGGGAATGTCCTTCTGTAGCAGCATTAATCTTAACTGAACTCAAGGCTGAAGctaagaaattaaaaaacaattaa